The genomic DNA ATGGCACTTCGCCCGGCGTGCTGTAGCTGGAGAAGCCGACGCGCTTGCCATCGACATGGATGGCGTCGTCGGACGAATCGATCTCTCCACCCCAACGGCCATGGACCGTGTCGAATTCCAGCAGATGCGCCGCGGCGACGGCGCCTCCTTTGACTTCGTTGACGTGAACGATCTCGAAGTCGGGCCAATCCCAAGCGGCGCGAAAACCGAGCCGTCCCATTCGACCAAATCCGTTGATTCCAATTCGGATACTCATTTAACAGCCCCTTTTTGCGATGGCTTTTTCTTGGTGGTTTGCTTCTTCGTCGCTGTGTCGCAACTCGTTGGAGTGCACAGTTCCGGCCGCCCCTGGCAACAATCTTTGGTGAGAAATCCCATCAAGCAATTCATCCCTTGGACGTTGATTGCATAGATCACCGACCGTCCCTCTTTGTGCGAAACGACAAGTCCTGCATGCGACAGCTCCTTCAGGTGGAAGGAGAGCGTGGCCGAAGGGATGTCGAGTGTTTCGGCGATCTGACCCGCTGGTAACCCTTCGGGCCCCAGCTTGGCAAGCAACCGGAACACCTCCAGCCGCGATTCCTGGGCGAGTGCCGATAGCGCGATGACAGCTTCTTTTATTTCCATAATTCCAAATCTATGGAAATGTTGGCGCGTGTCAATCGATAGAGGGTGGGCTTAATCAATTCTTAATCGGGCATCGGCTGGGCGTGATCGGCACCGCGGTACCGATTGAAGTTACTTTCGACTGCGATTTACGGACGCTCGACGCGATCGGCGGGTTTCGCGCCGGTGCGGCATGCAGCGGTTCAGCCGTCTTATTGCGGCAGAATCAAATACGGCTTGCCATCGACAACCACCAAGATCTCCGACGATTCGGTGAGATAGGGATTCATCTTCTGGCCCAGTTTATCCAGGAGACCAAAGTAGGCTTCGCTGAACTGAGTGACCTTGGTCGCCGCTTCGATCTGCTCTTTCGTTGCTTCGGCATCAACGTAGCGATCGTTCTTCAGGTAGAACGTTTTGGTCGCGATCTGTTTAACGCGAGGCAAGCTGTTGTGTGGGGCCTCGGGTCCAACCGCCGGCGCGTTCGGCGTTGGGCTGGCGACGGAACCGCTAGCCATTCCGCCTTGGAAACGCGGACTGGTTGCGTTGCCTGCGTTGCTCCAAGTTTGTCCCAAGCTTCGGCTTGCACCGGACGCCGGCGCTGCGGGGGCAATGATCGATTGATTGGAACTTTGGATTCCACGATTCGCTTGTTTCAGCTGCGATTTAAACGAACGCTGATGGAAGGCGTCGGCTCCCGATTCGGCATGCAATCGGTGCAGTTGTACTTGAGCCAATTCGCGGCCCGCGGCGCGATCGTTCAGATCGGTCTTCTCTTCGGCCAGATAAGCGGTGTAGGGAGTCAGGATTCCATGCTTCTTCGACAGAAGAATCAATTCGTCCACCAATTCACTCTGCTCTCCATACAGATCGATCTCGTCGATGATCTGACCGATCCGACGCGTCGCCCATAAGCGTTCGACGAAGACATTTTTCGATTCGTCGGTCTGTTTCGCAAATTTGCCATCGAAGACGAACTCCTGCGACTCACCCTGAAAATCTCCCGTCAGCTTGATCTGCACATCGCCATCGCGGCGGTAGCGTCCCGCGATCACTAGTTGATCGCCCGAGAAGAGGTCGTAGATTTCGGAGGGATAGAGCATGCGCGTCCCTCCCTGGCGTCCATCGACGGTGATCGCCAGCTTGGCACCGGTCAGCGCCGGAGCGCCAATGCGGTCGTAGAGTTTTTTGACAACATCATCCAACGGTTCCCCCGGACGAACATACATCGTTTGACCGAAGCAGACTTCCGCCAGTTTGTCCAACAGTCGGCTGTTCACATCGTGGCCGATCCCCAAACTGAACAATCGCGTTCCAGAAGCGATTTGTTTGGACGCTTTATCGGCAATCTTCATCCCGTTTTTCTCGCCTACGGTCGGCTGGCCATCGCTCATGAAAACCACATAAGCTGGCCCGTCGCTTCCCTTGGTCGCCGCCAAGGCTTTGCTGAGCGCGGCATCGATGTTGGTGCTGCCGCCAGCCAAAATCGAATCGATGTAATCGGTTGCGTCCTCGTGCGTTGCGGGATCGGCTGCGATCAGTTCGTTGTTGAACGTGTCGACGTCGCTATCGTAGGTGATCAGGGTGAATCGGTCTTGCGGCTTCAATTGGTCGACCACGTACCGCGACGCTCGGCGGGCTTGTTCGATCTTCTCGCCTCGCATGCTGCCACTCTTGTCGACCACGACCACGATGTTCTTGCCAACCTTGGCGTTTGCCGGATCGGACTCGGGCAGCGACGGCTGCAACAACATCAAGAAATAGCCATCTTCCTTCGGATCAGGTCGATGGGTGATCAGCGAGATCTGCAACGGGCTGTCTCCCGCTTCCCACAACACGCGAAAGTCGCTCTCGGGGACATGCTTCTTGGCCGTGTATTTGAATTCGCTGCGATGATCGTCTCGGCGATCGAAATCGACTTCGTGCGTGGGACTGTAGACGTTGCCCAGTTTTGCGTCGCTGCGGATCCGGCCGCGGATCACGATCTCTCCGATCGGTTGGCTGGTGAACTGAGTGGGTGCCAGCGGTAGCGTCCAGTCGTTCATCGAACCGCTGCGGCGGCAGATCTGCGAATACTGTAGCGTCACCGTTCGCTCGGCTCCCGGCGGCACGGGAAAGACTTGCGTTTGGAACATTCCATGCCCAATCCACTGCACCAACGCCGGATCTTTGCTGCGCCGCACGTACCCCTCGTAGATCTCCCGCGCTTTGTCCGCTTCCAACAGCCGACCGGTCAACTCTTCGCCATCGACCATAAAAGTCATCTGATCGATCGCTCCATCGTCGGGCAGCGGGAAGACAAATTTCACCTGTAGGGTTCGACTTGTGACATTCTTAAACGTCTGATCGACTTGTACTTGAGCGATCTGCCCCTGGATCGAAGCGTCAATTTCCAGGCGGGCGATGTTGTACAGGAAACCGGGAGTCGTCGGCTGCGGCGGCCGAGGATTCGGACTGGGCCGCCACGGCGGTCGGATTGGCCGTGGCAACCGATCGCCGATCCCAGGTTCCGATGCTATCAGCAGGCCTTGCGCCTGGGCTGGAGAGATCCAGAACAGCGTCAGGCACAGGCTGGCGCAGGTGGCGACCGTGGCAATTGTTCGCGACATGGTTTCGGTTCCTTTGATAAGCGGAAAACGACGAGTGCCCCAACGAGCGGCGGCAACGCTCGTTGTCCTAGACGCACTGGTCGCGCGGCGGTTCCCAAAAAGCCGGGTGAATTCGATTTTCAACATGTGGTACTCGGAGACGCATACGTCCGTCCGGATCGCCAGGAAGTCATCAGCTAGCGTTCCGTGTCGGATTTCCCGAACGCAAAAGAATCCTTAGCCGCCATCGCAACGGCTTCGTCCACGTGCTTCGGTTGTCGCGACGGATTACAATTGCAGCCCCGCGCGTTCTGGTCGCTGCAACAAAGCAAATCTGTGGGATGCCCGCTTCGATGGGCTCAACCACTGAACTCTGGAGTTTCCCGATGATGTCAAATTGGCGCCGCAATGCGACTCTGTCGCCCCTCGCCTCGATCCCGCTCTGTCTATTGATGTTCCTTCAGGGAGCAACGCTCTGTGTCGGGCAGCAGCAGGACTTGGCAGCGTTCAGCAAGATCGGCCCCGAAGGAGCCGGGCACGCCGACGCGATCGCGGCGGCGAAGCGGTTGAGCCAGTTGGGCCCGGACCGTTTGATCGACGTGTTGGCGGCGATCGAATCGGCGACGCCGTTGGGACGGAATTGGTTGCGCGTGATCGCCGCCGATATCGCTGACAACGGTCAGGTGCCGGTGCAGCCGTTGGCAGTGTTTATCAAAAACACCGATGGATCGCGCGATGCACGCTACGTCGCCTTCCGGTTATTAAAGGATGCCGACCCCGATCTCGCCGACTCGCTGGTCGACGGGATGTTAGACGATCCGAGTCTGCAGTTGCGTTACGAAGCTGTCGCCAAAGTCCTGGAAGCGGCCAAGGCAGCGGAAGGAGATGCGCGCGTCGCACTCTATCAACAGGCATTGGAATGGGCTCGCTATCCAGGGCAGCTGACCGAGATTGCCAAGTCGCTTCGCGAGGCGGGGCACCCGGTCGACTTGGCCGCTCACATGGGCTTCATCAAGCAGTGGCAACTGGTGGCGCCGTTCGACAACACCGATGGCGTCGGCTTTGCCGCGGTCTACGCTCCTGAGAAAGAGTACCTCGAAAGTCCGCAACACACCGTTTCGCAAACCTCTTATGCGGGCAAGCTGGACAAGGTCAGCTGGCAATCGCACGCGACCGATGATGAGCTAGGGATGGTCGATCTGAATCCGATCTTCAAAAACGAAAAGGCGGCGGTTTGTTACGGCTATTTCGAAATCGAATCTCCCGCCGACCAACCTGCTCAGGTGCGTCTTGGCAGCATCGTGGCGAACAAGATCTGGGTGAACGGCGAATTGGCAACAGCCAACGAGGTCTATCACGCCCGGACGGGAGTCGATCAGTACATCGCCGACGTGCCGCTGCAAAAAGGGAAGAACACCGTCTTGGTCAAGGTTTGCCAAAACGCTCAAACCCAGTCGTGGGCTCAGGTCTGGGAGTTCCAATTGCGGATCACCGATCCCAACGGCAACCCGCTGCATTTCGAACGCTAAGCGACGCGTTTGTCCCCGTAGTGGATTTTGTTGAAGATCCCTTTGCACACACCCTGTTCCGTAGTGGATCTTGTTAAAGATCCTTTTGCACGCACCCTATTCCGTAGTGGATCTTATGAAAGATCCTCGCCCCGACGTTTTTGATGCTCGACGGATCTTTAACAAGATCCACTACAATTCATCTCTCTCCCCTTTTGGGAAACCGATACGATGCGAACGATCACCTTCACTGCCTGTCTGCTGTTGATTCCGATGACCGCATGGGGCGACGACTGGTTGGGCTTCCGTGGTTTTGGCGGCCGCGCCGACTCACCGCAGTCCAATCCGCCGGCGGAGTTTTCCGCCGAAGAGGGGAAGAACATCGCCTGGCATGCAGAGACCGTCGGTCGTGGGATCGCCGGTCCGTTAGTCGTTGGCGATCTGGTGATCGCGACCAGCTGTGGCGGGATCGACGAACGGGACATCTCGGTCGAAGCCTTTGATGCGGCCACTGGCAAACGAGTTTGGGTGCGGACGCTGTTGGCATTGGGCCGGCCGTTTACGCATCCGACCAGCGCCAACGCCGCTCCGACGCCAGCCAGCGACGGCGAGAAGATCTTTGCACTCTATAGTTCCTGCGATCTGGTCTGCTTGGATCGCGAGGGGGGAATCGTTTGGTATCGCGGGCTGGGCGTCGATCATCCCAAGACGGGGAGCGACGTCAGCATGAGCAGTTCGCCGGTGGTGATCGACGACGTGGTGATGGTTCAGTTGGAATGCCAAGGGGATTCGTTTGTCGCAGGGTTGGACAAAAACAGCGGAAAAACGTTGTGGCATCTCGATCGGCCGCGGGTTGCCAATTTCGCTTCACCGCTTGCGGTTCCGTTGCCCAGCGGTCGGCAGGCCCTGTTCCTCTCCTGCTCTCAGTCGGCGACAATCGTCGACCCGGCCAGCGGAGAAGTGATCTGGGAGACCGAGCTCGATTGCAAGACAACACCCTCGGCTTCGGTTGCCGGATCGACGCTGGTCATCCCGACGGCCGGTCTGATCGCGTTTGATTTGACGAGCGATGCGCCGAAGCCCCTGTGGGAATCGGATCGCTTGAAAGCTCGCAGCGCCAGCCCGGTGATCTCCGGCAATCGCATCTACCTGGCTCAAGGTTCGGTCCTGGTAGCGGGCGATTTGGCTAGCGGAGACGAGATTTGGAAGCAGCGGATCAAGGGGATTGGATCGCAGTGGGCGACGCCCGTTGCCACCCAGACCGGCCTGTTTGTATTTGATGACAAAGGGAATTGCGCGGTCGTGAAAGACAACGGCGACGAAGCGGAGGTGCTGGCGGTCTCGAAGATCGACGGCCCGATGCTCGCGTCGCCAGCGGTCTCCGGCGACGCGATTTTTGCCCGCACCGAAAACGCACTTTGGAAAATTGCCACGAAATGAGTGAGTCCTCGCAAACGACTGTCGAAGTTCAACCCAGCGGCCAGGTCAACGGATCGATCCGCCCGCCGGGATCCAAGAGTCTGACCAATCGGGCGCTGATCTGCGCCGCCTTGGCCCGTGGCACGACGCATCTGACTGGTGTTCTCCGCAGCGAGGATACCGAGGTGATGATCGATGCGCTGCGTCAGTTGGACGTGCGGATCGATCTCAGCCCCGATGGCCGCGTTGCCGATGTCAGCGGGATCGGCGGATCCGATGCCTCGCACAAGGCGGAGGTTTATGTCGCCAACAGCGGAACGACGATCCGGTTCCTGACGGCGATGCTCTCCGCGCTCGGCGGCAACTACCGTTTGCATGGCATCGACCGCATGCACCAGCGACCGATCGGCGATCTGTTGACGGCGATCAATCAGACCGGCGGTGGTGCCAGCAGCGAGCAAGGGGATGGATGCCCGCCGGTTCGCATCGACAGCCAGGGTTGGCAGGGGGGCAAGGTGACGGTCGGCGGGAATGTCTCCAGCCAATACCTCAGCGGAATCATGATGGCCGCACCGTTGAGTCGCAGCCCGTTGGAAATCCACGTTGAGGGCGAACTGGTGTCGCGTCCCTACGTTGATATGACGCTGGCGGTGATTCGATCCTTTGGCGTCGACGTGACCGAGACAACTCCGGGCGTCTTCGCGGTCCAGGCCCCCTGTGTCTACCAAGCTATCGAATATGACATCGAACCCGATGCCTCGGCGGCCAGTTATTTCTGGGCGGCTGCGGCGGTCAGCGGTGGAACGGTCAAAGTCGAAGGGCTGACGCGGGCGGCGCTGCAGGGAGACGTTGGTTTTGTCGACTGTCTGGCCAAGATGGGCTGCACCGTGACCGACGCACCCGATGGGATCACCGTCGCCGCCGGCGGCCCGCTGCGTGGGATCGATGTCGACATGAATCAGATCAGCGACACCGTGCAAACGCTGTCGGTGGTCGCGTTGTTTGCCGAGGGGCCGACGACGATTCACGGCGTCGCGCACAACCGCTTCAAGGAGACCGATCGGATCACCGACTTGGCGACCGAGTTGCGGAAATTGGGGGCGACGATCGAAGAATTTGACGATGGTCTGAAAATTACCCCAGGACCGCCGCGAGCGGCTACACTGAAGACCTACAACGATCACCGGATGGCGATGAGCTTTGCCGTTGCGGGGCTGCGTGCCCCAGGTATCCAGATCAAAAATCCGGCCTGCACCGCCAAAACGTACCCCGAGTACTTTGCCGATCTGCAGCGACTGACCGGGCAGAGCCATCATTGGACTGCAGGCTGATCGAGGTCGTCGTTTGGACCGTCGATGCGTTCTCACGCTGTTTGAAAATTTCCCCACATCGAGAATCACAATCCATGAAACCTCAACCCCATTGGCGTCGGCCGATCTTCTTCGCACTGTTTACATTTGTCACGGTTTGCAGCTTCGGTTTGACGCGATCGAGCCACGCGGCCGACACGACAACGCCGCCAAACATCGTGATGTTGATCTCCGACGATCAAGCTTGGGGCGACTACAGTTTTATGGGGCACGACGCGATCCAAACTCCCAATCTGGATCGGCTTGCCAAACAGAGCGTCTTGTTCCGGCGCGGTTATGTTCCGACCGCACTCTGCCGGCCTTCATTGCTCACCTTGATCAACGGTCGCTACGCGTCGCAACATGGCGTGACGGGAAACGATCCTTCGCCGAAATATTCCAAGCCAGGAACGCCTGAAAACGATCAACAACGCGCTCAACTGATCTCTTATCTCGACCGCTTCCCTACCGTCCCGCAGATCCTCGGCCGCGACGGCTACTTGAGCATGCAGTCGGGCAAGTGGTGGGAAGGGAACTACAAACACGGCGGGTTCACTCACGGGATGACTCGCGGTTTTCCGCAGCCCGGCGGTCGACATGGCGATGATGGACTGAAGATCGGTCGGGCTGGGATGCAACCGGTGACCGAATTTATCGACATGGCAGTCGAAGAGAAGAAGCCGTTTTATCTGTGGTACGCTCCCTTCCTGCCCCACACGCCACACAATCCGCCGAAGCGAATTTTGGACAAATACACGCAGCCCGGCCGTTCCGCGTCGGTGGCGAAATATTATGCGATGTGCGATTGGTTCGATGAGACCTGTGGCCAGGTGATCGATCATTTGGATGCGAAGGGATTGCGGGAAAATACGCTGATCGTCTACGTGACCGACAACGGTTGGATCCAAGATCCCAACAGCTCGAAATACGCAGCGCGATCGAAGCAGACACCATACGAAGGGGGCATCCGTACGCCGATCATGTTCTCTTGGCCTGGTAAATTGAAGCCGGCCGATCGGGAGGAACTGTGCAGCAGTTTGGATATCGTGCCGACAGTCTTGGCGGCGGCGGGAGCTGACGTGCCGGCCAATCTGCCAGGGCTGAACCTGATGCCTGAAATGACTAGCGGCGAGAAGATCGACCGCCAGCAGATCTTCGGTGAAAGCTTCGCGCACGATATCGCCGACATCGAAAATCCCGAGGCGTCGCTGCTGTTTCGCTGGTGCATCGAGGGGCGGTGGAAACTGTTGCTGACCTACGATGGCGAAGTGAATCGCTATCAATCGACCCATCCGCGGACCGAGCGGCGCCCGCAATTGTTCGATCTGATCGCCGATCCGGCAGAGGAGAAGAACCTGGCGGCGGAGAACCCAGCGGTTGTCAAGCGTCTTGCCGATGCGATCGAGGCATGGTATCCAGTAACCCAACGTAAGACACAAACCACGTTTTAAACCAATGGTTGCCAAATCTTGATTCGTTGGGGTTGTGTGCCACCGGTTCCAGCCCCGACGACGATTCTTCGGTCCTTTTCTTTTTAGAGACCAAGCAGTCCCGCCGGGCGGGACTGCGCCAGAACTTGGCCAGGGCGGCACCCCAACGCAGCCAACGGAAGCCTCCAGCCAAGCCAAGTCCTGTGAGCGAACTCGATCTCTACGATTACCAGTTGCCTCGCGAGTTGATCGCGCAACATCCGCTGTCCCAACGCGCCGATGCCCGTTTGATGGTCGTCGACCGCCGCAGCGGATCGATCGAACATCATTACGTTCGCGATCTGCCGTCGCTGGTCGATCCGAACGACGCGATGGTCTTCAACGACAGCCGCGTGATTCCCGCGCGACTGGTCGGGTTGCGCACACAAACCGGCGGCCGTTGGCAGGGGCTGTTTGTCCGCAAAGACAATGAAACCGGGCTGTGGGAGATTCTCAGCCGGACTCGCGGCAAGCTGAAGGTGGGCGAGCAGATCACGTTGGAGGATCGCGACGCGCGACCTGTGGAGACTTTGGAAGTGATCGCCCGGCTGCCCGACGGGCACCTCGCGGTGCGTCCCGGCAGCGACGGCGAACCGGCTGAATTGTTGGAACGCTTCGGCCGCGTGCCGCTGCCTCCCTACATCCGCGAGGGGCAGATGGTCGATGACGACGTGAAGACCTATCAAACGGTCTTCGCTCGCGATCCCGGATCGATCGCCGCGCCAACGGCTGGGCTGCACTTCACCCCGGAACTGCTGAAGCAATTGCAGGCCAAGGGAGTTCAATCGCATGCGGTCACGCTGCACGTCGGGATCGGCACCTTCCGCCCCGTGCAAACCGAAACGCTCGACGAGCACGAGATGCATTACGAGTGGGCCAGCATCTCCGCCGAGACAGCCGAGAAATTGAACGCCGCGCGAGCTGCTGGCGGCCGCGTTCTGGCGGTCGGGACGACTTCGGTCCGGACGCTGGAAACCGTCGCTGCCGAAAACGATCAACTGGTTGGCTGGACTGGCATGACGAATCTGTTCGTCCGCCCGCCGTACAAGTTTGGAGCTGTCGATCGCATGCTCACCAACTTCCATCTTCCCAAGAGCACGCTGTTGATGCTGGTCAGTGCCTTCGCCGGACGCGAACTGATCATGGAAGCGTACGCCGCGGCGATTGCCGAAGAGTATCGCTTTTTCAGCTACGGCGACGCGATGCTGATTATCTAGAGACGACAAATCCAATTGTTAGGAATCATTCGATGAGTACAGAAGAGCAGATCCTTGTCATCCCGACTTCGGTGATCGAAGCGTTGGGAGCGTTTGAAGGCTTTGAGCCCGACGTCGACCGCTACCTGAAGCCGCTGTTGGCGAGCGACCAGTTGAGCTTTCAACCACGCAGCCAGATGGAAGAGGATCCGTCGTTCAAGCAATTGATTCCTTATGTCGTCTTGGAGTGGACCGATTCGGACGGCCAGGTGCATCTGTTTCGCTACACCCGTGGCAGCGGCCAAGGGGAAAAGCGATTGCACGCGAAGCGAAGCGTTGGGATCGGCGGGCACATCTCGTCGGAAGACGCCGACAGCAGCGACTTGTATCGGACCGGAATGCTGCGGGAATTGAACGAAGAACTGGTGATCGAATCGAAGTACGAAGAACAGGTCGTCGGTTTGATCTACGACCCGTCGACCGCTGTCGGCCGGGTTCACTTGGGGGTCGTCCACCTGATGAAAATGGAATCGGCCGACGTCCGGAACAACGAATCGGGGCTCGTCGATTCGGGCTTCGCACCGCTGGCGGAGCTGATCAGCCAACGCGACCATTTCGAAATCTGGTCCCAGTTGTGTCTGGATCATTTGTATCCGCAGACCTAGGAATGTTAGACTTCGGTAGTCCCCTTGTTCCTTGGAGGACTGCCGCGATGGATGATGACGAATCGATTCATAATCCGCACGATCGCTTTGTGCGGCGTTTGTTAGGCGAGCTGGATCGTGTTCGCGATCTCGTCCGTTGGCAACTGCCAGCGGAGGTTCTGGCGGAGCTGGATTTGGAGAGCATTCGACCGGCGAAGGAGTCGTTTGTCGACATCGCACTCCGCGAAGGACTCTCGGATCTGGTCTTCGATGTCAAACTGTCTCGGGGCGACGATGCTTTTGTGGTGTTGTTGTTCGAGCACAAATCGACAGCCGATCCGCAGACGATCTTCCAGGTGCTGCGATACATCGTCGGCATCAATGACCAGCGATTGCGGAGCGGTCAGCCGCTGTGCTGCGTGATTCCGCTGGTCTTCTACCACGGCCGCAGTCCTTGGAACGTTGCTCGGACCATGCAGGAACTGGTTGAATCGCCGGAGCCCCTGCGTGGTTTCGTTCCCAGTTTCACAATGCCGTTGCTCGATTTGAGCCAATGCAGCGACGAGGAATTGCGAGGCGAATCGGTATTCCTCGCTTACATGGCGCTGCTAAAATATATCAAGCGGGATGAGCTGCCCGAGCGGTTGCCAGGAATCTTAGAGCTGTTCAGGAAACTATTGCCACCGGCGACCGCCCTTCAAAGTTTCGAAACCATCTTACGTTACATCGCTACGGGGACCGACCGCGTTACCAAGTCGCAACTGGTCACAATCGTTCAACAGGCTCTTCAAGTAGAAGGAACATCGATCATGCCAACCGTCGCCGAACAATGGAAACAGGAAGGACGCCAGGAAGGCGAGCAGAAAGGACGCCAGGAAGGACGTCAGGAAGGACGCCAGGAAGGACGTCAGGAAGGACGTCAGGAAGGACGTCAGGAAGGACGTCAGGAAGGACGTCAGGAAGGACGTCAGGAAGGTGAGCAAAAAGGGGAATTGATCGGCCGGATTCTGGTCATGGAAGAGGTGCTCAAGCGACCTCCAACGCCCAAAGAGCAGTTGGCTGGTCAAGACTTGCAGCAGCTGCAACTCCAGGCAGACGCGCTGTATGTCGAGCTGAAAGGTCGGCAATAATCGAAGGAGCGGTTTGCCTTGCTGTTCAAATGTCAAAGGTCCAGAGGACTGCAGTTCTCTAAGTCAGAGAGTGTCCCGCCGCGGAGCGTTGGGGCGTGGGTAGCATTCCCTTTCTACGGTTAGGCGATCATTTGATCGATCACACCGGTGCTGTCGCCGTGTTGTTGGGCGTTGACGCCGACGCCGCGCAAGAGCGTTAGCCAAGCGTTGCAGAGTGGCGTGTCCTGAGGGACGACGATGTTTTCGCCCAGCTTGATTCCCGCGCCGCCGCCAGCGATCAGGGTCGGGCAGTTCGTCAGGTCGTGGCCGGTGCGAAGGTTGCTTCCGTAAGCCAGCACGAGGTTGTCGAACAATCGGCTGCCATCGGCTTCGCGAGTCTCTTTAAGTTTATCGAGCAAGCCGGCCAGCAGCATGCTCTGCGTCGAGTCCCGTTTCTGCGAGCAGACCAGTTTCTCGCCTCGCGTCCCGTGATAGTGACTCATGTCGTGCGGGGCGACGTTTTGGCCGATGCTGGTCAAAAGCGCCGAGACGGGTTGGCGATAGGTGATCACTCGCGTGCTGTCGGTCTGCAGCGCGGCAACCATCAGATCGTACATCAATCGGATCTCCTCGCGGCCCATCATTTCCGAAGGAGGTTGGGCCAACGGAGCCGCCGGACGCGGCCGTTCCAGCCACTGTTCGTCTTTGCTCAATCGTGTCTCGATATCGCGGATGCTTTCAAAATATTCATCCAGCTTTTTGTTGTCGTGGTTCCCCAGGCCGCGTTGCAGGCTGTGGGCATTCTCCAGAACCGTGTCGAGCACACTCTTGCGTTGAGCGATCATCGCGCGTCGTTGTTCCAGTGGCAGCGAGTCTTTGGAGAACAGGCGGTGGAAAACTTGGATCGGTTCCTTGTCGCCGCCGATCGGTTTTCCACTGGCGTCCCAGGCTAGCGACAGCCCAGGACCGTGCCCCGACCGTCCTGCCGATTCCGCGTGATCGAACTGCAGCGAAGCGAAGCGCGTGTGCATGCCAAACTCTTTGGCAGCGACCTGGTCGGCGGAGATCGTGTTGCAGAAACTCTGCCCCGGTTGGCCGTATGGGTTGGCACCGGTCAGCCACCACGTGCTCCCCGCA from Rosistilla carotiformis includes the following:
- a CDS encoding ArsR/SmtB family transcription factor, with the protein product MEIKEAVIALSALAQESRLEVFRLLAKLGPEGLPAGQIAETLDIPSATLSFHLKELSHAGLVVSHKEGRSVIYAINVQGMNCLMGFLTKDCCQGRPELCTPTSCDTATKKQTTKKKPSQKGAVK
- a CDS encoding VIT domain-containing protein, translating into MSRTIATVATCASLCLTLFWISPAQAQGLLIASEPGIGDRLPRPIRPPWRPSPNPRPPQPTTPGFLYNIARLEIDASIQGQIAQVQVDQTFKNVTSRTLQVKFVFPLPDDGAIDQMTFMVDGEELTGRLLEADKAREIYEGYVRRSKDPALVQWIGHGMFQTQVFPVPPGAERTVTLQYSQICRRSGSMNDWTLPLAPTQFTSQPIGEIVIRGRIRSDAKLGNVYSPTHEVDFDRRDDHRSEFKYTAKKHVPESDFRVLWEAGDSPLQISLITHRPDPKEDGYFLMLLQPSLPESDPANAKVGKNIVVVVDKSGSMRGEKIEQARRASRYVVDQLKPQDRFTLITYDSDVDTFNNELIAADPATHEDATDYIDSILAGGSTNIDAALSKALAATKGSDGPAYVVFMSDGQPTVGEKNGMKIADKASKQIASGTRLFSLGIGHDVNSRLLDKLAEVCFGQTMYVRPGEPLDDVVKKLYDRIGAPALTGAKLAITVDGRQGGTRMLYPSEIYDLFSGDQLVIAGRYRRDGDVQIKLTGDFQGESQEFVFDGKFAKQTDESKNVFVERLWATRRIGQIIDEIDLYGEQSELVDELILLSKKHGILTPYTAYLAEEKTDLNDRAAGRELAQVQLHRLHAESGADAFHQRSFKSQLKQANRGIQSSNQSIIAPAAPASGASRSLGQTWSNAGNATSPRFQGGMASGSVASPTPNAPAVGPEAPHNSLPRVKQIATKTFYLKNDRYVDAEATKEQIEAATKVTQFSEAYFGLLDKLGQKMNPYLTESSEILVVVDGKPYLILPQ
- a CDS encoding outer membrane protein assembly factor BamB family protein, which produces MRTITFTACLLLIPMTAWGDDWLGFRGFGGRADSPQSNPPAEFSAEEGKNIAWHAETVGRGIAGPLVVGDLVIATSCGGIDERDISVEAFDAATGKRVWVRTLLALGRPFTHPTSANAAPTPASDGEKIFALYSSCDLVCLDREGGIVWYRGLGVDHPKTGSDVSMSSSPVVIDDVVMVQLECQGDSFVAGLDKNSGKTLWHLDRPRVANFASPLAVPLPSGRQALFLSCSQSATIVDPASGEVIWETELDCKTTPSASVAGSTLVIPTAGLIAFDLTSDAPKPLWESDRLKARSASPVISGNRIYLAQGSVLVAGDLASGDEIWKQRIKGIGSQWATPVATQTGLFVFDDKGNCAVVKDNGDEAEVLAVSKIDGPMLASPAVSGDAIFARTENALWKIATK
- the aroA gene encoding 3-phosphoshikimate 1-carboxyvinyltransferase; translation: MSESSQTTVEVQPSGQVNGSIRPPGSKSLTNRALICAALARGTTHLTGVLRSEDTEVMIDALRQLDVRIDLSPDGRVADVSGIGGSDASHKAEVYVANSGTTIRFLTAMLSALGGNYRLHGIDRMHQRPIGDLLTAINQTGGGASSEQGDGCPPVRIDSQGWQGGKVTVGGNVSSQYLSGIMMAAPLSRSPLEIHVEGELVSRPYVDMTLAVIRSFGVDVTETTPGVFAVQAPCVYQAIEYDIEPDASAASYFWAAAAVSGGTVKVEGLTRAALQGDVGFVDCLAKMGCTVTDAPDGITVAAGGPLRGIDVDMNQISDTVQTLSVVALFAEGPTTIHGVAHNRFKETDRITDLATELRKLGATIEEFDDGLKITPGPPRAATLKTYNDHRMAMSFAVAGLRAPGIQIKNPACTAKTYPEYFADLQRLTGQSHHWTAG
- a CDS encoding sulfatase family protein, with amino-acid sequence MKPQPHWRRPIFFALFTFVTVCSFGLTRSSHAADTTTPPNIVMLISDDQAWGDYSFMGHDAIQTPNLDRLAKQSVLFRRGYVPTALCRPSLLTLINGRYASQHGVTGNDPSPKYSKPGTPENDQQRAQLISYLDRFPTVPQILGRDGYLSMQSGKWWEGNYKHGGFTHGMTRGFPQPGGRHGDDGLKIGRAGMQPVTEFIDMAVEEKKPFYLWYAPFLPHTPHNPPKRILDKYTQPGRSASVAKYYAMCDWFDETCGQVIDHLDAKGLRENTLIVYVTDNGWIQDPNSSKYAARSKQTPYEGGIRTPIMFSWPGKLKPADREELCSSLDIVPTVLAAAGADVPANLPGLNLMPEMTSGEKIDRQQIFGESFAHDIADIENPEASLLFRWCIEGRWKLLLTYDGEVNRYQSTHPRTERRPQLFDLIADPAEEKNLAAENPAVVKRLADAIEAWYPVTQRKTQTTF
- the queA gene encoding tRNA preQ1(34) S-adenosylmethionine ribosyltransferase-isomerase QueA, whose product is MSELDLYDYQLPRELIAQHPLSQRADARLMVVDRRSGSIEHHYVRDLPSLVDPNDAMVFNDSRVIPARLVGLRTQTGGRWQGLFVRKDNETGLWEILSRTRGKLKVGEQITLEDRDARPVETLEVIARLPDGHLAVRPGSDGEPAELLERFGRVPLPPYIREGQMVDDDVKTYQTVFARDPGSIAAPTAGLHFTPELLKQLQAKGVQSHAVTLHVGIGTFRPVQTETLDEHEMHYEWASISAETAEKLNAARAAGGRVLAVGTTSVRTLETVAAENDQLVGWTGMTNLFVRPPYKFGAVDRMLTNFHLPKSTLLMLVSAFAGRELIMEAYAAAIAEEYRFFSYGDAMLII